Proteins encoded within one genomic window of Arachis ipaensis cultivar K30076 chromosome B08, Araip1.1, whole genome shotgun sequence:
- the LOC107613804 gene encoding uncharacterized protein LOC107613804 has product MCSSKAKVTVGIEATNINTAATMARINGRPVLQPTCNRVPSLVERRNSIKKVLSPPLLPGKVASLTTPPVSPKSKSPRPPAVKRSSGGSDGNNGLNSSSEKIVIPRSSVTKAPSLERKKSKSFKEGSCVVEASLSYSSSLITDSPGSIAAVRREQMALQQAQRKMRIAHYGRSKSAKFERVVVPLPDPSSTTLPSKIIDEKRCSFITPNSDPIYIAYHDEEWGVPVHDDKMLFELLVLSGAQVGSDWTSTLKKRQDFRAAFSEFDAEIVANLTDKQMMSISSEYGIDISKVRGVVDNANRILEVKKDFGSFEKYIWGFVNNKPISTQYKFGHKIPVKTSKSESISKDMVRRGFRFVGPTVVHSFMQASGLTNDHLITCHRHLQCTLLAAARPYCGTP; this is encoded by the exons atgtGCAGCTCCAAGGCCAAGGTAACCGTAGGCATAGAAGCCACCAACATCAACACCGCCGCAACCATGGCCAGAATCAACGGCAGGCCAGTTCTTCAACCAACATGCAACCGCGTTCCAAGCCTCGTCGAGAGGCGGAACTCCATCAAGAAAGTGCTGTCTCCGCCGCTTCTTCCAGGAAAAGTAGCCTCGTTGACGACGCCGCCGGTTTCTCCGAAATCAAAGTCGCCAAGGCCACCGGCGGTGAAGAGATCGTCCGGAGGCAGTGACGGCAACAACGGCCTCAACTCGAGCTCCGAGAAGATTGTGATCCCGAGAAGCTCGGTTACAAAGGCTCCGAGCTTGGAGAGGAAGAAGTCGAAGAGCTTCAAGGAAGGATCTTGTGTTGTTGAGGCGTCGCTGAGTTACTCTTCGTCGTTGATAACTGACTCGCCGGGGAGCATTGCGGCGGTTAGGAGGGAGCAGATGGCGCTTCAGCAGGCTCAGAGGAAGATGAGGATCGCTCATTACGGAAGATCAAAGTCTGCAAAGTTTGAAAGAGTTGTTGTTCCTCTTCCTGATCCCTCTTCAACCACTCTTCCTTCTAAAATTATTGACGAGAAGAGGTGCAGCTTTATCACACCCAATTCAg ATCCAATCTATATTGCCTATCATGATGAAGAGTGGGGAGTTCCAGTTCATGATGACAA GATGCTGTTTGAACTTCTAGTTTTAAGCGGTGCTCAAGTTGGATCTGATTGGACTTCAACCTTGAAGAAACGTCAAGATTTCAG GGCTGCATTTTCAGAATTTGATGCAGAAATTGTGGCAAACTTGACCGATAAGCAAATGATGTCTATAAGTTCGGAATATGGCATTGATATCAGCAAAGTTCGAGGAGTTGTTGATAATGCTAACCGAATTTTAGAG GTTAAAAAAGACTTTGGATCATTTGAGAAATACATATGGGGGTTTGTGAATAACAAACCAATCAGCACCCAATACAAATTTGGACACAAGATCCCAGTAAAGACCTCAAAATCAGAGAGCATAAGCAAAGACATGGTTAGGAGAGGGTTCAGGTTCGTTGGTCCAACTGTGGTTCACTCATTCATGCAGGCATCTGGTCTAACTAATGACCACTTAATCACATGCCATAGGCACTTGCAATGCACCTTGCTTGCAGCAGCAAGGCCTTACTGTGGTACTCCATAG
- the LOC107611279 gene encoding uncharacterized protein LOC107611279 — MSGLEGVKQVKKFFYHIPISVLQEILGGLNRNTHTVGTVAGSSSRPAGASSSVPVYEPPVEPVASPSFAVDLNCSGGGEVGIGDTVLTSLQCAAPAGLGEALLDDPDDDDVEPDIITDDSGDDIGASEPAGAGGGSSSGTQQYLLHFLSLDLEAMIQVGAPGEPTGFGARDAEGSTRLTEFQVGQQFQDKDEAVLSVKTYNIRRGIQYKVVESDYHQYVGKCSEFGNGCTWLIRLSLQQRKGIWEVKRYNGPHTCLATSISSDHRSLDYHVISTYIMPMVRADASVSIKVLLNATAAHFGFRPMYRRVWLAKQRAVAHIYGDWDESYNELPRWVLGVQLTMPGWNSNILPVAFALVEGENAESWSFFLSHLRQHVTPQPSLLVISDRHNGTASRLLEAPDGGWLPLAAYRAFCIRHVAANFALTFKGKDARRLLVNTAYAKIEVEFDYWFDILRSEDPAMCE, encoded by the exons ATGTCAG GTTTGGAAGGCGTGAAAcaggttaagaagtttttctatcacaTTCCAATCTCCGTGCTGCAAGAAAtt ctcgggGGTTTGAATCGGAATACCCACACTGTAGGCACGGTAGCCGGTTCTAGCTCCAGACCTGCTGGTGCATCTTCGTCCGTCCCTGTGTATGAACCTCCGGTCGAGCCTGTTGCCTCCCCTtcgttcgctgttgatctcaACTGTAGTGGAGGCGGCGAGGTTGGAATAGGGGATACTGTGCTGACCTCTTTACAGTGTGCTGCACCGGCTGGTCTGGGCGAAGCATTGTTGGATGATCCAGACGATGATGATGTGGAGCCGGATATCATTACTGATGACAGTGGTGATGATATTGGAGCGAGTGAGCCAGCTGGGGCGggaggtggttctagctctggcacacagcagtacctTCTGCACTTTTTATCTTTGGACTTGGAAGCCATGATACAGGTGGGGGCTCCTGGGGAGCCTACTGGATTTGGTGCTAGAGATGCCGAAGGGTCTACACGTCTGACAGAGTTTCAAGTTGGTCAgcagtttcaggataaagatgaggctgTGTTAAGTGTGAAGACATACAACATCCGACGCGGGATACAGTACAAGGTGGTAGAGTCTGACTACCACCAGTATGTTGggaagtgttctgagtttgggaatgggtgcacatggttgattaggCTTAGTCTCCAgcagcgcaagggcatttgggaggtcaaacggtacaacGGACCACATACGTGTCTCGCGACGTCCATCTCCAGTGACCACAGGAGTctggattatcatgtgatctcGACTTACATCATGCCAATGGTTAGagctgatgcatccgtcagcattAAAGTGCTCCTGAATGCGACGGCAGCACACTTTGGGTTCAGGCCGATGTACAGGAGGGTTTGGTTGGCGAAGCAGAGGGCCGTTGCCCACATCTATGGTGATtgggatgagtcgtacaacgagctccCTAGGTGGGTGTTAGGAGTTCAGCTGACAATGCCTG GATGGAACTCCAACATTCTGCCTGTTGCATTTGCACTAGttgagggtgagaatgctgagtcgtggtccttctttctctcccacctgcgTCAGCACGTGACACCACAGCCAAGTCTGctggttatatcggacaggcataacggcacGGCATCAAGGCTGCTTGAGGCTCCGGACGGAGGATGGCTACCTCTAGCTGCCtaccgtgcattctgcattcgacatgtGGCAGCAAATTTTGCCCTGACCTTTAAGGGCAAGGACGCAAGGAGGCTTCTTGTGAATACAGCCTATGCTAAGATTGAGGTGgagtttgattactggtttgatattctgcgCTCTGAAGACCCTGCCATGTGTGAGTGA